In Clupea harengus chromosome 4, Ch_v2.0.2, whole genome shotgun sequence, the genomic stretch cattaaaatatgtatgaGAGAAATATAACAACTTTTTAGCCTTTTGGAAGTTTTGGCAGTTCTAGATGAATAGATATGGGCCTGATGCTCTGGTCTCTGTTATAGAATTATGCCACTGGCTATATTAGCCCTGCATAGGCTACGCTGCACTTCCAGTCATCTTATTGTTATTGCACAACAGTTTTGCCTTGTAGAACTATTTATCTACGGTGTCTACTGTAACAACCACACCATCAACAACCAGCAGTACCCTTCTAGCTTGCCATTTGTGgcatttatgtttatttataatGCCGTTTTTATACAGGCtaaatttgtattgtttgtgttatGGGTGGCATTAAGCTACTGGTTGCCTGGATTTGGGATCAATAATCTATTTATCTCGTATGGACGTGATGGACGTGATTTCTGAATAGGCTATACACATCTGATAAATGCGCGTTAAGGCAAGCTTGGTTTAGGTTGAAAGATGAGGCATGGACATTCTTTAGATTTATTCATTAAATCaaatttattttattaatggcatttagtgtttttatgtcattttgtgtgtggaagttgTACAAATGTAATATTGCAATATTTAATGTACTAATTAAagtagtttaaacaaatgtattaCTGTGAGCTTTGATGTACTGGAGTTTAATTATCTGTAAACGTATCCATCCCAAATATGGGGCAGAAGTGTACCAGTACCCTAGAAATGACAAAATAATTAAACTGTTATACATCTTTATAGAGGATTAATTCTGTTTTATTGCCACCTCAATGTATTAGGCACTAAAAGGTCTCATAGATTCTGATGATGATCGCTGTATTAACCCTATACTTACAAACTTTTGACTTTTTGATTTCAGCATCCATTTTCCTTTTTCATTGGAGTAAGAAAATTCATtcatcacaacaaaaacaacaacaataataataacattaataatGAAGCAAACAATGACTAAGAATCACACTTAACATTGCACAGAGTAAACTAGCAGGTTTATGACCCCATCACCTCACTCAGATTCAGTTATACTGCCCCTGCCATAAACATCATACTCTTTATAGCGGAGGTAGTCCTTCAGGCGGTTGGGTAAAGGCAGGTAGGTTAAAAACACTGGAGACTTCAGACGGAGGCTCCGCAACTTCGCACGGATACTCAGACGACACAAGTGCTTCAGGCTGCGCACATTTGCTGTGGACATGGAAATTCAGTGACCAATCATTGTTGCCTTATCGCACAGGTAATGTAAACTTTTTGGACAGGCTACTTTTCATAAATCACAATTTCATAAAATGCTAAAATATTTATTGGCCCACAAAGGCATCCCCAACAATTATCAAAGGAAATGCTGAAAAACGTTGAAATAATCAGGTCATATCGTGTGTCCGCAGATGCTCACCTTGGATTTGGCAAATGTCGTGCCACTGTTTTTGTTCTGATATGACGTTTTTCAGTTTGGAGCAGAAGGTGACGTGGTCAACATAATCCAGCATGATGCGGACCAACTGTCCCGCCAAGTCCTTCAGCCAATACACTGTTATCACCTCACAAAactgcaggggagagagagagacagagatgtgtgAATAAGTGGTCATGACTTGATGGACAGATCTGTCAAGTGATATGGAGCCATAATTATTTATGGCTTGTCATGAACTCTTTGTAATTGAAGAATTTACTTTTAACAGTTCAGAATCTGATGAgttaaacaaaaacagaataagTTGATATTAAGCTTGGTTCAAGTTCGGATTTCCCTCAAAATATCTGCACTGTAGCTTATTTATGAAACTCATGGTATGGGGACCCCAGATTTCCGAACATGTCATTGTAGTCTCCTGCACAAAATCATAGATTTCAAGGGGATTTTCACataattgtcattgctgtggACTAACGTAAACAGCCGTCTTCGGGGCCCCCCTTCCAGCTAGGGCCTGTCGCGATGCCCGTGGCTGGGTGAGCCAGCTTTAGATTTAGATGACACAGGCATCCCTGGGGTTACGCTAGTCGGTTTCCATTTGCCATTCTTTTCACACTATAATTGCCTTAATTTACCATCACAACCATAACAAATGGGGCTTGAGCAGAGGCGCCTACATATCAGTATTACAGTCTCATGGTCTGGGGTGCCAAGGGACATTAAGGGACATTTTTTTCCTCATGAGCCTTTAAAAAACATGAAGACCTGAGGAGCCTAACAAAGACTTAGCCACACCATTCTGGTCCGCTGCTTGTCTCACCACCATGTCCTCTATGACCGAGTCAGCAGGCACGTGGGGCCTGTCGCCATATGGACAGTCAAAGCAGCGCAGGACGTCGTAACCGGAGTTGAGCAGCATGCGCAGCATCACCTCATCCTTGAGCGCGTACTGCAGGGCAGAGGGgaagtgtgtggtgttgatgcGCGAGTAGTAGTTGGCGTTGCCTCCGTAGCGCAGCAGCATGTTGATGAGCTCGTAGTTGCCTTGCCTCAGTGCCACCTGCAGGCAGTTGACGGGGTCCTGGTTTGGCATGGCGCccgcctccagcagcagctttgATGCCCGGAGGTTGTTGTTGAACACAGCAAAGTACAGCGCAGAGCGGCGCTCGTCCTCGTAGTTGCGCCGCACCTTGGGGTGCAGCATGAAGTTGGTGTCGTAGCCAGCGCCGATGAGCAGCTCGAGGCACTGGGGGTGGCCGCCAGACGCTGCGGAGTGCAGGGGGCTCATGCCACTCTGTTTTATAGCCTCGAGTTTCGTCACTCGGATTAGCTGCTCCAGGACTCTATAAATTGGGGGTGGTCAGCATAAAGTGATGGATAATTACCAGCATCTTACAACTCACCTGATTTGGGAATGATGCCAGCATAACTGGACAGAGTTAtgagttaatttccccaagcacacacttaaattactcTGTGCCATAGGTCTCATTGTAAAAAACCCATCCATGCATGCAAGCATCAGTAAATCAGTCCTTAAAGAGATCAAGAAAAACTGTCTGACGCATGCTTGCAATGCATCAGACCTCTCCACGACTTAATTTTATGGGTTAATTTGTATTCCACAGTAGACAATGGCACTTACAGTAGATGCCCTCTGTAAGCCGCCCTGTGGATGGGTAGGTGTCCGGTATGCATGGGTGCATTGGGGTCAGCCCCATAATCCAGAAGTACAGCTATTACGTCTGGATTACCAGAGGCAGCCGCCTCAAACAGAATGGAGCCCGAAGCGGCTGACCGAGATTTAACCCGAGCCCctaaaggggagagagtgagagaatgagagaaatgcACAGAGAGGATGATCAGTCAAACAGTTACCCCCCAGCCAGACAGCTTGTTGTTGAAATAATGACTTAATAATGAATAGCGAAACATGATACAGGTCCAATACCTTGATTGATTTAGTGAAACATCATGCAGACAGCGTACCTCCCTGGAGTAGAATTTCAACGATACTCAAGTGGCCTGCTTGCGCGGCGAGTCCCAGGGGGGTACGTTCACTGGCATCACAGACGTTGGGGTCTGCGCCTGACTGCAGGAGAAGGTAGACATAGTTATCCAGACCCAGCAGGGCAGCCTCATGGAGAGCAGTCCTCTGGAGGCTCCCTCTTTGGTCCACTTTGGCATCGtagtgaaggagaagagaagccGTGTCATACTGTTCATTCTTtatagctaaaaaaaaaaggggagaaAAGGAACTGATGGATGTCAAGAGCGACAGGAcaagagaaggtgagagagtgggaggaacaAAGGACAAAAATTCTCTTCAAATAATTATACATTACTTGCAGTACTGAGTGGATTTAGAATGTGAAGGTCATTTGTGCTCTATTTCACTGAATCATATGTTTTTTAACCACCTTGTATCCTGCTTGAACTTTGTGGAGTTGgagttgggctgtgtgtgtgtgttaattaacaGCTCACTGGCCCCACCCACACATTAGCACAATCCCACCTTAATTCAACACAGCTGCATTTGATCACTAGCTACCAGTCTACTCACCTAAATTAGGTCAAAAAATACTCTCGCTTttatgagggagagggaggtctcCTGGTTGAACCTAATGTGGTCTGTCTTAACCTAAAACAACCTATCATTTTGTAGTTTCATGATTACTTCCTCTCTGACATAATGGGCAGGAACCTCAAACCTTAGTTTATTCCAATTTTAAGCTTTTCCAAAAGTAGacatcaacattttttttctcctcctgatAAAGCCAAATAGTTTCAGCATCCTCAGTTTTAATGGCTTGAAATTTCAAGACGTGATCCTCTGGTTTACCTACTTTACATTTCACTCAAACTTATACTTCACCCTTCTCGAATACCATTAAAACCATTCCACTGTATGATTTTGTGTATTGCCGTATAAAAATTGCTACGTCGCCCACACCTGCAACCAGCGGAGAGTCTTCATCTTCATTCTGGCTGTCAGGGTTGCAGCCGTTCTGTAACAGGAATGTCGCGTTTCTCAGGTGTCCATACACCGCGGCGAAGAAAAGCGGCGTCTCTCCACTTGGCGTCCGACTCTCCCCGGCTCCCTGGAAGGAAGCTGCGGGTCATGTGAGAATTTCAGTAATCAAGCACAGAATATTATTCGGTGAAAGGGTGTAAAAGGCTACGTGGTAGGAAAATGCttcgtgttgttgttgttgagctgTTGACAACTAAATGATTAAGGCTATTTCAATGTCTCTCAATACCTTGGATATGTACAGTATACCCCTTAAGAAACACCCTTCACATTTCAAAGAAGTATTTCTCACTAGCAATTTCTGAAATATTGGTCATTCAATTACTTTGCTGTTAGTAAACTAGAATGTATTGTATAAAGTTAAGGTTGTGATATTCTTATGTTATATGGCTTTGACAACACTGAATATGGACATCCCATCAAAGCAAGTTTGAACTGACTAAGGTGATATCCGATGTCTCATCGTCAGGTCAGGACACAACAACATTATGAGCACCTGCAAAAGTGATCTCCAGTATGCTCTTCTTCTCCTGGGCTGCTGCTTCATGGATGGGTAGCCAGCCTCTACTGTCCGTCTTGCAGAAAGCATCCTGATGCTGGGCTAGTCTTCTGAGGGCTTCCTCGTCACCTAACTCCATTCAGACGTGccaggggatagagagagctcTGTTCAGATCTTGGCAGAGAACTCATAAGATGTACTGATGTATTCTCATAGGGACATAGCTATAGATGAAGAGGATGAATCACTGGATACACCTCACCTGTTCTTATGGCTGTGAGGATTTTGTCAACGTCAATGGTATCCTCGGGCTCACTGAAGAATTACAATGACATCAATAGaattttgtgtgttgttttctcccACCAACATGCAACTAGTTTATCATGTGGGATGCGGGACAGTGCTGTTTGCGAGACGTACTTGCTGTCACACTGCTTGTTGTACTGCAAGAGACTCTGTTCAATCATGTACTGCGTGGcctcgtcctcatcctcatcccagTCCTCATCAGCTCCTTCAAAGTCTGCCTCCATGCTTCTGTTTAGCAAGCAAATGATGACTGAGAATGCCCTTTAAACTTGTGAAACAGGAGCTTAAATCCTTTACTTGTTGGCAATTAATTCATAGCTGCAGGAGAGGTCAACAGCCTCAGAATATTACATTCCACAGAGGTTgttcaaataaatgaaagtaaaaCAACTAAAGAAATAGTGTGGTTAGTTTGATGTACAGAGTGACATAAAAGGGACTTTGAACTTAAGTACTGAACGATTCTACTCTACTACCGTGGAAATGCGATGACTGATAATTTGGACAACCAATGTTGAAATTGTGCTTCAGCTGAAAATAGCTGCTCTACTTCTCTTCAGTGTTGGTGGTTTGAATTACAGGAATGTTACGACTCAAATACTAGCGTTGCTATCCATGGGCTCAATCTGACAAAATAAGTACATCAAGTAGATTTATCTAAAAGACTTTAGGATTACAGGGCGCCATGTGATGTCCATTTATCAAAAAAGGAATACACTTGCCATAACCAGCACAATTCATGAACTCCAGGCATTAAGCTTTTGGTACTACTAGATCACAGTAGCGTTATGAAACTCAGCAAGGTCTGCTCTACACACTTGTAGCTGGAGAAACACATTTTAAGGGTATACTGACTCACAGTTTAGGTGTACTTTCTGTAAACACACAGCACGTGCGCAATTGTCTAATCATTACAGAAAAATGGCACAATGGTCCCCTCCATTTCAAACACAGCCTTTGGACTTATGTTTAATTGTTACTCTACCTTTAGTCGACAGGATACAGAGCGAACTCCAGGCCTTTGTAGGCTTGTGGCTTGTTGGTGTCTCAAAATACAGCTATTTATATCTTGGCCCGACTATAAATATATTACCATGGGACCTACCCTCCAACCAACACCTGGCTCTGACCCACTGAATGACGTTTGACTGCAACTCTACCCAGCTACCCAAATGCCACGGAAAACATGCAGAAACAGCAAGGCTCAAAGCAGCAATTTTTAAAAACACTGTAATGGGTCTACCACCATCATGATGCAGCTTTTGGTCTTAATCAGATGATAAAATTCAACTACAGAACACAAAACTGTCAACCAATGAACTTCATGAAATTGGTTTAATAATTGCAACACAATGTCATGGATTATTTCATAATATTTTAATATACACTGCATTAGAAAAAAAGTGGAGAAAAAAATTACTAGATTGTAAAGTGCCTGTTTAATCTTTTAAGTCACTCAGCGAATTAATCATCCAGTTGACAGAGCAAGGCCACTCCTCTCTTAATCCAGTGCTGGGGGCGTTTGCTGGTGGGCAGCACCATGGAGATGACGAAGTTAGTGGAGTGGCCGGTGGTCGAGAGGGTCCCCTTGCGCTCACTTGTTTTGTACACGGGACACACATACTGAGTATGGGAGTGCTCAGAAGTCTTTTTATCCgctgcagaaaaacagagaacaaaAAGCAATTACATACATCAAATTAAATGTTATGAGCAATACTTTCTATTACTGAACTTTGAAACATTTCTAACATTAAAATTGAACagaattaaaaaatatatttttagtaGTTTATGTGTTTATCCTACTCaagagaattaaaaaaaaactggcatGTAAACACAATGATTTGGTCTTACTAGGCTTTATCCAGATAATAGGCACCGTATCAAAGAGCACTTTGGGGTACTGTTCAGCCAGGACTTCACTGGAGACAAACAGGAAAGAAATACATGCGACACTCAACATGATGACCAACCAACCCAGTCCAAGGGAAAGAGTGAAATATTATTATGAGGTGATTGCTGCTTGACATCATAACTAAATACTGTAACTACAGAGCTCTGCAGAATACTTTATTCTGATTGGTGAACTGTGGTGTTTAGAGGTGTATTGTCTCTGAAGTGTAGTTTGTTGTCACAGGCCACCGGTGTTTGATATATTGCTGGCAGTGGTGTTTTAATGAACTACAGTGCTTGGTGAAATAATGTCACACCAGTAATTGAACACATTTTCTTGTTTACAGTAGGGAGAAGCCAGCTAGTCATAATCACAAATGACCCTAAACTGATACAAGACCTGATCCTGATCATCTTGTTCGCCTTAACTGTATTATTCcttcaaaattaaaaaaagctgTACAATTTCACCTTCTCTTATCCCATCGAGCTCCATCCAGGAAAAGCCCGTTAACATAGACTCCGTCTTCAGGGGAGGAGTTTGACGTTTCTCTGGCCAACACCTACAACAATGCAATACAAGGAAACCCACTTGAATAGATGCCTCCTAGTTTGTGCCTCCATTCACAAATTATTATTACTTCATTACACCACTACATTAATCATTACTTTAAAGTCTGTGTGTAAAAACTACAGGAAGCAGCACCTGGTAGTCAAAGTTAAGCAGGTCGATGGGTATGGAGTATTTCCTTGCATAGTTCTGCATGGCCCCTGTCAAAAAGGCCTGGGTGAAGAAGAAGCCAGACAGCCAGAATACATGGGGCTTCTCTGAGTTATACCAGTCCTGcaagggaaacaaacaaaaggaaatACAACTATCAGCATATgaacaaagaaaatgaatgaaccAAATGACACTGTTTACTTAAATGGTTACTGGTCATGGTGGAAACCATACaaataaagacatttaaaaaaatctttataATCATCTTTATATTAACATTCCATAGCTGAAGCAGCAAACAGTGCAGCCTTGGAGACAACCTTCTCAAGGGCTTTCTAACACGACTAAGACATAAGAGTATGTCATATGTTTGAATGATGACTAACCTGCAAAAACTTGAGCCTGGCGAGGAAGTCAGTGATGTAACTGCCCAGAGGTTTGAGGCTGGGGTAGGAGCGCTTGGCCCACTTGTCTGGGACTTTCCCAACCATCAAGTTGCCGGCTATGGCCTCCAGATCAGCATCCATGACCACCAGGCCTTTAATGGCCTTCAGTAGGTTCTGAAGGCTCAACCGGATGGTGCCCAACAAcctgaaaaagacaaagagtaGCTTATTGTTTACAGTCGACATAAATATTTTCCTATGTGCTTTTTACATATGTATAGTGTGGTCATATAAGTTGATGTCTGACCACAGAACTGTGCTTGTTTACACAAAAAATGATCTAAAAATAATTTCACACACGTGTTGTAGCGCTCCATCTCTTGGACCAGCACTGTGTTCATGCTCTCCTCGTAGCGCACAGGAAATCTGAGGAGGGCAGCCTCAATGTCAAAGTTAGCGGGAAGCTGCGCAGAGGAAACAGGGTTGGGAAGGAccgcagtgagtgagtgagttagtgagttagtgagtgagcaAGCACAAATGGCatgtgtgggaaaaaaaaaacaaataaaagcgTGCGATTCTAATGACGGGTGTGCGGCTTACTTTGGACAGGATGTCTTTGGCAATCTCCAGCAGGGCGTTGTCTCCGCCAGAGCTGCCCCCTCCCTTTGCACCCCCGCCCTGAGTCACAAGCAGCGAGTCGAACAGCAGCTTGGTCTGCTGAAGGTCTTTGGATATGTCCACGTTCTCGTGCATCCCAAACACCTCCGGATACTGGTTTAATGGCAGGTTCTGTGGTGCAAAAGACATCCAGTGTTTGTCCTTCATATTGGTAGAGGCTGAGGCAGTGATATAATGACCATATTTCACAATATATTATGCACCCTGATGATAGAGCGCAATTAGACATTCTAATAGATATTATAAAATTGGGTAAAATGTGTGTATAAAATAAGATTTTGTTCTATcaataaatgaaattaaaaacaagGTGTGATGaatcatcaacaaaacaaacagcaaaccTAGCCACTGTGTATGGAAAGCTCACCTTAATAAACTCGACATAGTCCTCGTAGATGGACTTTGGTGGCGCGAAGTATTTGCCACTAGCAGAGAAGGCATGGCGGGGTTGATCAATGACATCTTTATTGTAGAAGTCAGCCAGGATGGTCATGAGCAGACGTCTGTCCCAGTCGTCAGTGACTCTCCCGCCATAGTTACACTCTCCAGTCAGGTACGTGATGGCCTCAAAGGGAACCTGCTCGTACTTGTCTACAAAGAGCTGCAGCCACACACCAACAAGATGTATAGAAAATATACAAAGAGTGAACGAGATATATGACGGGTGCACCGATTCAGTTATATTTTCGGTTAAGTTATCCATGTTATATTACCTGCAGTTGTCTTATGCTGATTCGCAAATCTGACTCATTGAACCCGTATGGGATGTTCCAGCCCAAAGGCCCAAactttttcctttcttgaacGAGAGCGTGGAAGAAACAAACTCCATACAAGAGTTTCTCCCAAGCctagaaaaaaacatttccaattAAATATAATGAACCTTTCGTACTCATGATTCATATTTACCTTATACATATTGTTAAGTGCACACCAATTCTTTAATTAAGTCTAGGAAAACACACATGcgacacacatacagcacatgaTGTTTGTCTACTCACCAGCTCTTTGCCGGGGCATCCTACGAAGAACTCTGGGTCTGATACGGGG encodes the following:
- the asb14b gene encoding ankyrin repeat and SOCS box protein 14 isoform X2, translated to MEADFEGADEDWDEDEDEATQYMIEQSLLQYNKQCDSNEPEDTIDVDKILTAIRTGDEEALRRLAQHQDAFCKTDSRGWLPIHEAAAQEKKSILEITFAASFQGAGESRTPSGETPLFFAAVYGHLRNATFLLQNGCNPDSQNEDEDSPLVAAIKNEQYDTASLLLHYDAKVDQRGSLQRTALHEAALLGLDNYVYLLLQSGADPNVCDASERTPLGLAAQAGHLSIVEILLQGGARVKSRSAASGSILFEAAASGNPDVIAVLLDYGADPNAPMHTGHLPIHRAAYRGHLLVLEQLIRVTKLEAIKQSGMSPLHSAASGGHPQCLELLIGAGYDTNFMLHPKVRRNYEDERRSALYFAVFNNNLRASKLLLEAGAMPNQDPVNCLQVALRQGNYELINMLLRYGGNANYYSRINTTHFPSALQYALKDEVMLRMLLNSGYDVLRCFDCPYGDRPHVPADSVIEDMVVRQAADQNVL
- the asb14b gene encoding dynein axonemal heavy chain 12 isoform X1, producing MEADFEGADEDWDEDEDEATQYMIEQSLLQYNKQCDSNEPEDTIDVDKILTAIRTGDEEALRRLAQHQDAFCKTDSRGWLPIHEAAAQEKKSILEITFAASFQGAGESRTPSGETPLFFAAVYGHLRNATFLLQNGCNPDSQNEDEDSPLVAAIKNEQYDTASLLLHYDAKVDQRGSLQRTALHEAALLGLDNYVYLLLQSGADPNVCDASERTPLGLAAQAGHLSIVEILLQGGARVKSRSAASGSILFEAAASGNPDVIAVLLDYGADPNAPMHTGHLPIHRAAYRGHLLVLEQLIRVTKLEAIKQSGMSPLHSAASGGHPQCLELLIGAGYDTNFMLHPKVRRNYEDERRSALYFAVFNNNLRASKLLLEAGAMPNQDPVNCLQVALRQGNYELINMLLRYGGNANYYSRINTTHFPSALQYALKDEVMLRMLLNSGYDVLRCFDCPYGDRPHVPADSVIEDMVFCEVITVYWLKDLAGQLVRIMLDYVDHVTFCSKLKNVISEQKQWHDICQIQANVRSLKHLCRLSIRAKLRSLRLKSPVFLTYLPLPNRLKDYLRYKEYDVYGRGSITESE